In the genome of Rhodoplanes sp. Z2-YC6860, one region contains:
- the maiA gene encoding maleylacetoacetate isomerase, whose product MKLYTYFRSSAAYRTRIALNLKGLAPEQISIHLTKDGGKQHTPEYRAINPQRRVPSLVLDDGTILMQSPAIIEYLDEIHPNPPFLPKDPVARAKVRAFASLIGCDIHPLNNLAPLQYLRRVLKQEQPAIDTWYQHWVTEGFTALEEMIEPGPYCFGNQVTLADIYLVPQMYNARRLKTPLEAFPKLVAADAALLKLPAFDKARPENQFDAE is encoded by the coding sequence ATGAAGCTCTACACCTATTTCCGCTCGTCGGCGGCCTATCGCACGCGGATCGCGCTCAACCTCAAGGGTCTCGCGCCGGAGCAGATCTCGATCCATCTCACCAAGGACGGCGGCAAGCAGCACACGCCGGAATATCGCGCGATCAATCCGCAGCGCCGTGTGCCCTCGCTCGTTCTCGACGACGGCACCATCCTGATGCAATCGCCCGCGATCATCGAATATCTCGACGAGATTCATCCGAACCCGCCGTTCCTGCCCAAGGATCCTGTCGCGCGCGCCAAGGTGCGCGCCTTCGCGTCGCTGATCGGCTGCGATATTCATCCGCTGAACAACCTCGCGCCGCTGCAGTATCTGCGCCGCGTGCTGAAGCAGGAGCAGCCCGCGATCGACACCTGGTATCAGCACTGGGTGACCGAGGGCTTCACCGCGCTCGAGGAGATGATCGAGCCCGGCCCCTACTGCTTCGGCAACCAGGTGACGCTCGCCGACATCTATCTCGTGCCGCAGATGTACAACGCGCGGCGGCTGAAGACGCCGCTCGAGGCGTTCCCGAAGCTGGTCGCGGCCGACGCCGCGCTGCTCAAACTTCCGGCCTTCGACAAGGCTCGGCCGGAAAACCAGTTCGACGCCGAATAG
- a CDS encoding MarR family winged helix-turn-helix transcriptional regulator produces the protein MNNGASGETPTGTAQHLAEQAHASLENAAQGHGDAAPLKLEEFLPYRLNVVASLVSQALSRVYADRYGIGVPEWRVLVTLGQFGMMTGKAIGAHSHMHKTKVSRAVALLEKRKLLTRRANRADLREAFLALTPAGRAMYDDLAPIALDFANRLAEVIDPADRAIFERAVDKLIERSAKLAAEFAKGRIEADDD, from the coding sequence ATGAACAACGGTGCATCCGGCGAGACTCCGACGGGCACGGCGCAACACCTCGCCGAGCAGGCACACGCGAGCCTGGAGAATGCGGCGCAAGGGCACGGCGATGCCGCGCCGCTCAAGCTCGAAGAGTTCCTGCCCTACCGTCTCAACGTGGTGGCGAGCCTCGTGTCCCAGGCTCTGTCCCGGGTTTATGCGGACCGCTATGGCATCGGCGTACCGGAATGGCGGGTGCTGGTGACGCTCGGCCAGTTCGGCATGATGACCGGCAAGGCGATCGGCGCGCACAGCCACATGCACAAGACCAAAGTGTCTCGCGCGGTGGCGCTGCTGGAAAAGCGGAAGCTTTTGACGCGACGCGCCAACCGCGCCGACCTGCGCGAGGCTTTCCTCGCACTCACACCGGCCGGCCGGGCGATGTATGACGACCTCGCGCCGATCGCGCTCGATTTCGCCAACCGCCTCGCCGAAGTGATCGACCCCGCCGACCGTGCGATTTTCGAGCGCGCGGTCGACAAGCTCATCGAACGATCGGCCAAGCTCGCCGCCGAATTCGCCAAGGGCCGCATCGAGGCCGACGACGACTAG
- the hmgA gene encoding homogentisate 1,2-dioxygenase, translated as MAAKYMSGFGNSFETEALEGALPVGRNSPQKVNYGLYAEQLSGSPFTAPQATNQRTWLYRIRPTVRHTGRFEKIDSGLIRTAPAREDTDLPIGQLRWAPTPMPNSPRTFISGLATVTVAGDAEAQTGMAAHVLLITQSMDHEHFFNADGEMLIVAQEGKLRLRTEFGVIDIEPGEIAVIPRGVIFRAELTNGPVRGYVCENYGGAFTLPDRGPIGANCLANSRDFLCPEAWFEDVDEPCTLYVKWGGEMFRTQTPHSPLDVAAWHGNYYPYKYDLRRFSPVGALLYDHPDPSIYTVMTAPSETPGTANVDFVIFPERWAVAENTFRPPWYHRNIMSEFMGLIYGVYDAKPEGFVPGGMSLHNQMLPHGPDADAFEKASTAELKPVKLTNTLAFMFETRYRQRVTKYAAELPTRQDDYIDCWQGLKKHFDRSRKLPG; from the coding sequence ATGGCGGCGAAATACATGTCCGGGTTCGGCAACAGCTTCGAAACCGAGGCGCTGGAGGGCGCGCTGCCGGTCGGCCGCAATTCGCCGCAGAAGGTCAACTACGGGCTCTATGCCGAGCAGCTGTCCGGGTCGCCGTTCACGGCGCCGCAGGCCACCAACCAGCGAACCTGGCTCTACCGCATCCGCCCGACCGTGCGGCACACCGGCCGCTTCGAGAAGATCGATTCCGGGCTCATCCGCACCGCGCCGGCCCGCGAGGACACCGATCTGCCGATTGGGCAGTTGCGCTGGGCGCCGACGCCGATGCCCAACAGCCCGAGAACCTTTATCTCAGGCCTCGCGACCGTCACGGTCGCGGGCGACGCCGAGGCGCAGACCGGCATGGCGGCGCACGTTCTGCTGATCACCCAGTCGATGGACCACGAGCACTTCTTCAACGCCGACGGCGAGATGCTGATCGTCGCGCAGGAGGGGAAGCTGCGGCTGCGCACCGAGTTCGGCGTGATCGACATCGAGCCCGGCGAGATCGCCGTGATCCCGCGCGGCGTGATCTTCCGCGCCGAACTGACCAACGGTCCGGTGCGCGGCTATGTCTGCGAGAACTACGGCGGCGCCTTCACACTGCCGGATCGCGGTCCGATCGGCGCCAACTGTCTGGCCAACTCCCGCGACTTCCTGTGCCCCGAGGCCTGGTTCGAGGATGTCGACGAGCCCTGCACGCTCTATGTGAAGTGGGGCGGCGAGATGTTCCGCACGCAGACGCCGCATTCGCCGCTCGACGTCGCGGCGTGGCACGGCAACTACTACCCGTACAAATACGACCTGCGGCGGTTCTCGCCGGTCGGCGCGCTGCTCTACGATCATCCCGATCCGTCGATCTACACGGTGATGACCGCGCCGTCCGAGACACCGGGCACCGCGAATGTCGACTTCGTCATCTTCCCGGAGCGTTGGGCGGTGGCCGAGAACACCTTCCGGCCGCCCTGGTATCACCGCAACATCATGTCGGAGTTCATGGGGCTGATTTACGGCGTCTACGACGCCAAGCCCGAGGGCTTCGTGCCGGGCGGCATGAGCCTGCACAACCAGATGCTGCCGCACGGTCCCGATGCCGACGCCTTCGAGAAGGCGAGCACCGCCGAGCTCAAGCCGGTCAAGCTCACCAACACGCTCGCCTTCATGTTCGAGACGCGCTACCGCCAGCGGGTGACGAAATACGCCGCCGAGCTGCCGACGCGGCAGGACGACTACATCGATTGCTGGCAGGGGCTGAAGAAACACTTCGATCGATCAAGGAAGCTGCCGGGATGA
- a CDS encoding fumarylacetoacetate hydrolase family protein, producing the protein MKLASLKSGRDGQLVVVSRDLTRSADASVVARTFREALDDWSAAEPRLQEIADSLEAGRIAHAPFDPKKCAAPLPRSFGWADGSAYVNHVALVRKSRGAEVPATFWTDPLMYRGASDQFIGPTDPIKAADTAWGIDLEGEVAVVVTDVPQGATPAQTQPLIKLFMLVNDISLRNLIPNELAKGFGFLQSKGQTAFSPVAVTPDELGKAFDGKRVHLPLLSSINGKPFGRPDAGVDMTFDFPTLVSHAVKTRPLMGGAIIGSGTVSNRDADGGPGRPVPDGGVGYSCLAEIRTVETILHGAPKTPYLNFGDRVRIEMNDAQGRSIFGAIDHEVVRV; encoded by the coding sequence ATGAAACTCGCTTCACTGAAGAGCGGCCGCGACGGCCAGCTTGTCGTCGTCTCGCGCGATCTGACGCGCAGCGCCGACGCGTCCGTGGTCGCACGAACCTTTCGCGAGGCGCTCGACGACTGGAGCGCGGCCGAACCGCGGTTACAAGAGATCGCCGACTCGCTCGAAGCCGGCCGCATCGCGCACGCGCCGTTCGATCCGAAGAAATGCGCCGCGCCTTTGCCGCGGAGCTTCGGCTGGGCCGACGGCTCGGCCTACGTCAATCACGTGGCGCTGGTGCGCAAATCGCGCGGCGCCGAAGTGCCGGCCACGTTCTGGACCGACCCGCTGATGTATCGCGGCGCGTCCGATCAGTTCATCGGGCCGACCGATCCGATCAAGGCCGCCGACACCGCCTGGGGCATCGATCTCGAAGGCGAGGTGGCGGTCGTGGTCACCGACGTGCCGCAGGGCGCGACGCCGGCCCAGACGCAGCCGCTGATCAAGCTGTTCATGCTGGTCAACGACATCAGCCTGCGCAACCTCATCCCGAACGAACTCGCCAAGGGCTTCGGCTTCCTGCAGAGCAAGGGCCAGACGGCGTTCTCGCCCGTCGCGGTCACGCCCGACGAACTCGGCAAGGCCTTCGACGGCAAGCGCGTGCATCTGCCGCTGCTGAGTTCAATCAATGGCAAGCCGTTCGGCCGGCCGGACGCCGGCGTCGACATGACCTTCGATTTCCCGACGCTGGTGTCGCACGCGGTGAAGACACGGCCGCTGATGGGCGGCGCGATCATCGGCTCCGGCACGGTCTCGAACCGCGACGCCGATGGCGGGCCGGGCAGGCCGGTGCCTGACGGCGGCGTCGGCTATTCGTGCCTCGCCGAGATCCGCACCGTCGAGACCATTCTGCATGGCGCGCCGAAGACGCCGTATCTGAACTTCGGCGACCGGGTGCGGATCGAGATGAACGACGCACAGGGCCGCTCGATTTTCGGGGCCATTGACCACGAGGTCGTGCGGGTTTGA
- a CDS encoding four-helix bundle copper-binding protein: MSAVAVRAMFRSHPEKPAHSETMSKCIDACFSCVETCTACADACLSERDVESLVACIRLNLDCAAVCNATGNIMARSNKAGHRQLLEAQLANCIAFCRACADECAHHGEMHRHCAVCAEACQLCAEVCTAMLSTMRMPA; the protein is encoded by the coding sequence ATGTCCGCAGTCGCCGTCCGCGCCATGTTCCGCTCCCATCCGGAAAAGCCCGCTCATTCCGAGACGATGAGCAAGTGTATCGACGCGTGCTTCAGCTGCGTGGAGACGTGCACCGCCTGCGCCGACGCCTGCCTGTCGGAGCGCGACGTCGAAAGTCTCGTCGCCTGCATCCGCCTCAACCTCGACTGCGCCGCGGTTTGTAACGCCACCGGCAACATCATGGCGCGCTCGAACAAGGCCGGGCATCGCCAATTGCTCGAAGCGCAGCTTGCCAATTGCATCGCCTTCTGCCGGGCTTGCGCGGACGAATGCGCCCATCATGGCGAGATGCACCGCCATTGTGCGGTTTGCGCCGAAGCCTGCCAGCTTTGCGCGGAAGTCTGCACGGCGATGCTGTCGACGATGCGGATGCCGGCTTGA
- the cysS gene encoding cysteine--tRNA ligase, which translates to MELKLYDTLTREKRVFAPIDPNNVRMYVCGPTVYDFAHIGNARPVIVFDVLFRLLRQLYGTEHVTYVRNVTDVDDKINARAAERGISIRELTEQTYNNFKDDVAALGCLPPTVEPRATEHIEEMKTLIERLVAGNHAYVAEDHVLFSVPSMADYGKLARRSLDEMMAGARVDVAPYKRDPMDFVLWKPSKPGEPSWPSPAGIKAPGRPGWHIECSAMSWKHLGETFDIHGGGIDLVFPHHENEIAQTCCAFHSKVMANYWMHNGFLQVEGEKMSKSLGNFVIIRDVLADWPGDVVRLAMLGSHYRQPINWTVKGLEEAEKALSSFYDAASAEADPRPAQAVLDALLDDLNTPKAIAEMHGLKNAAGRKALAGTLGFFGFRPDELKAWQATHAPQPALPEAEIESRIAARNAARKARNFAESDRIRDELAALGVVLKDSKDGTTWEVAR; encoded by the coding sequence ATGGAACTGAAGCTCTACGATACGCTGACGCGCGAGAAGCGGGTGTTCGCGCCGATCGATCCGAACAACGTGCGCATGTATGTGTGCGGACCGACGGTCTACGACTTCGCCCACATCGGCAATGCGCGGCCGGTCATCGTGTTCGACGTGCTGTTCCGGCTCTTGCGCCAGCTCTACGGCACGGAGCACGTCACCTACGTCCGCAACGTCACCGACGTCGACGACAAGATCAACGCACGCGCCGCCGAGCGCGGCATCTCGATCCGCGAACTGACCGAGCAGACCTACAATAACTTCAAGGACGATGTCGCGGCGCTGGGCTGCTTGCCGCCGACCGTCGAGCCGCGTGCCACCGAGCACATCGAGGAGATGAAGACGCTGATCGAGCGGCTCGTCGCCGGAAACCACGCTTACGTCGCCGAAGACCACGTGCTGTTCAGCGTTCCTTCGATGGCCGACTACGGCAAGCTCGCGCGGCGTTCACTCGACGAGATGATGGCAGGCGCTCGTGTCGACGTCGCGCCTTACAAGCGCGATCCGATGGATTTCGTCCTGTGGAAGCCGAGCAAGCCCGGTGAGCCATCATGGCCGTCGCCGGCCGGCATCAAGGCGCCCGGCCGCCCGGGCTGGCACATCGAATGCTCGGCGATGTCGTGGAAGCATCTCGGCGAGACCTTCGATATTCATGGCGGCGGCATCGATCTCGTGTTCCCGCACCACGAGAACGAGATCGCGCAGACGTGCTGCGCGTTCCATTCGAAGGTGATGGCGAACTACTGGATGCACAACGGCTTCTTGCAGGTCGAAGGCGAGAAGATGAGCAAGAGCCTCGGCAACTTCGTCATCATCCGCGACGTGCTGGCCGACTGGCCGGGCGACGTCGTGCGGCTCGCGATGCTCGGAAGCCACTATCGCCAGCCGATCAACTGGACCGTGAAGGGTCTGGAAGAGGCCGAGAAGGCGTTGTCGAGCTTCTATGACGCGGCGTCGGCCGAGGCCGATCCGCGTCCGGCACAGGCCGTGCTCGACGCGCTGCTCGACGATCTCAACACCCCCAAGGCGATCGCCGAGATGCACGGGCTGAAGAACGCCGCAGGCCGCAAGGCGCTGGCCGGCACGCTCGGCTTCTTCGGCTTCCGGCCCGATGAGTTGAAGGCGTGGCAGGCGACCCACGCGCCGCAGCCGGCGCTGCCCGAGGCAGAAATCGAGAGCCGGATCGCGGCGCGAAACGCCGCGCGCAAGGCCAGGAACTTCGCCGAGTCCGACCGTATCCGCGACGAGCTCGCGGCGCTCGGCGTCGTGCTGAAGGATTCCAAGGACGGCACCACCTGGGAGGTCGCGCGATGA
- a CDS encoding GNAT family N-acetyltransferase: protein MARGKPQFALRPYLPQDAPFLAEIFRASVEGLTEDDYTSAQQDAWMGEADDIEGLAERLGKHLALIATADGTPVGFISLDAPTEIGLFYVHPDVAGQGAGRMLYDAIEKISAARGTPHLSVDASDTARDFFTHRGFTAEQRNSVSVGNEWLSNTTMKKKLTLEKGTLQ, encoded by the coding sequence ATGGCCCGCGGCAAACCGCAATTCGCGCTGCGGCCCTATCTGCCGCAGGACGCACCGTTCCTCGCTGAAATCTTCCGCGCCAGCGTCGAAGGACTGACCGAGGACGATTACACATCCGCGCAGCAGGACGCCTGGATGGGCGAGGCCGACGACATCGAAGGCCTCGCCGAGCGGCTCGGCAAGCATCTCGCACTGATCGCCACCGCGGACGGCACGCCGGTGGGCTTCATCAGCCTCGATGCGCCGACCGAGATCGGGTTGTTCTATGTGCATCCGGACGTGGCCGGGCAGGGCGCCGGGCGCATGCTTTACGACGCGATCGAAAAGATATCGGCGGCGCGCGGCACGCCGCATCTTTCAGTCGACGCCAGCGACACCGCGCGAGATTTCTTCACCCACCGTGGCTTCACGGCCGAGCAGCGCAACAGCGTCTCGGTCGGCAACGAGTGGCTGAGCAACACCACAATGAAAAAGAAACTGACGCTCGAAAAGGGAACGCTGCAATGA
- the cimA gene encoding citramalate synthase, with protein MAASRERIYLFDTTLRDGAQTNGVDFTLADKIAISRMLDELGIDYIEGGYPGANPTDTQFFAEPHPYEATFTAFGMTRRPGRSASNDPGLAALLDAKADAICFVAKSSDYQVRVALETTLEENLASIRDSVKAAKDRGREVLLDCEHFFDGYKANPSYALDCVRTAYEGGARWAVLCDTNGGTLPHEVEAIVREVVKHVPGDHIGIHAHNDTEQAVANSLAAVRAGARQIQGTLNGLGERCGNANLVSIIPTLKLKSEFADAFEIGVTDEQLKRLAHVSHELDERLNRSPNRHAPYVGESAFATKAGIHASAIVKDPATYEHVLPEAVGNRRKLLVSDQAGRSNVLAELERVGLKVDKNDPRVARLLDVVKEREAIGYAYEAADASFELLARRMLGTVPKFFDVSYFDVKVEQRAQNGHGSEVLTTAVVKVRVGNEVFINAAEGNGPVNALDVALRKDLGKYQKFIAGLKLSDYRVRILNGGTEAVTRVLIESEDETGEHWTTIGVSPNVIDASFQALMDSIVYKLVKAGAPA; from the coding sequence ATGGCAGCCTCGCGCGAGCGCATTTATCTGTTCGACACCACGCTGCGCGACGGCGCGCAGACCAATGGCGTCGACTTCACGCTCGCCGACAAGATTGCGATCTCGCGGATGCTGGACGAACTCGGTATCGATTACATCGAGGGCGGTTATCCGGGCGCCAATCCGACCGACACCCAGTTCTTCGCCGAGCCGCACCCGTACGAGGCGACGTTCACCGCCTTCGGCATGACGCGGCGGCCCGGCCGCTCGGCGTCGAACGATCCGGGCCTCGCGGCGCTCTTGGACGCCAAGGCCGATGCGATCTGCTTTGTCGCCAAATCTTCGGACTATCAGGTCCGCGTCGCGCTCGAGACCACGCTCGAGGAGAACCTCGCTTCGATCCGCGATAGCGTGAAGGCGGCCAAGGACCGAGGCCGTGAGGTGCTGCTCGATTGCGAGCATTTCTTTGATGGCTACAAGGCCAATCCATCCTATGCGCTGGATTGCGTACGCACCGCCTATGAAGGCGGCGCGCGCTGGGCCGTGCTGTGCGACACCAACGGCGGCACGCTGCCCCACGAGGTCGAGGCGATCGTGCGCGAAGTCGTCAAGCACGTGCCGGGCGACCATATCGGCATCCATGCCCATAACGACACCGAGCAGGCGGTGGCCAATTCGCTCGCTGCGGTTCGCGCCGGTGCGCGCCAGATCCAGGGCACGCTCAACGGGCTCGGCGAGCGCTGCGGCAACGCCAATCTCGTGTCGATCATCCCGACGCTGAAGCTCAAGTCCGAGTTCGCGGACGCCTTCGAGATCGGCGTCACAGATGAACAGCTCAAGCGGCTGGCGCACGTGTCCCACGAGCTCGACGAGCGGCTCAACCGCTCGCCCAACCGGCATGCGCCTTACGTGGGCGAAAGCGCGTTCGCGACCAAGGCCGGTATTCACGCCTCCGCGATTGTGAAGGATCCCGCGACCTACGAGCATGTTCTGCCGGAAGCGGTCGGCAACCGCAGGAAGCTCCTGGTCTCCGATCAGGCCGGGCGCTCCAACGTGCTGGCCGAGCTCGAGCGTGTCGGGCTCAAGGTCGACAAGAACGATCCGCGCGTCGCGCGGCTTCTCGACGTGGTCAAGGAGCGCGAGGCGATCGGCTATGCCTACGAGGCTGCGGATGCATCGTTTGAGCTGCTGGCGCGGCGGATGCTCGGCACGGTGCCGAAGTTCTTCGACGTGAGCTACTTCGACGTCAAGGTCGAGCAGCGCGCCCAGAACGGCCACGGCAGCGAGGTTCTCACCACCGCGGTCGTGAAGGTGAGGGTCGGCAACGAGGTTTTCATCAACGCCGCCGAAGGCAACGGTCCGGTCAATGCGCTGGACGTCGCGCTGCGCAAGGACCTCGGCAAGTATCAGAAGTTTATCGCCGGCCTGAAGCTCTCGGACTATCGCGTGCGTATCCTCAATGGAGGCACCGAAGCCGTCACCCGCGTGCTGATTGAGAGCGAGGACGAGACCGGCGAGCACTGGACCACCATCGGCGTATCGCCGAACGTCATCGACGCCTCGTTCCAGGCGCTGATGGATTCCATTGTCTACAAGCTCGTGAAGGCCGGCGCGCCGGCCTGA
- a CDS encoding DUF302 domain-containing protein: MTIAKVEVERFSLTSLKPFDDVVAAFKSAVGQPNMVEFFKETRATNSFPDLERVVQSGLGRTGLMLFAEFDLGDILRRETGSKTSKIIRFVVGNPLIMKEMVKHVPDAGSYAPVTVLIDERPDGVHVSYDKMESYLLRYGNSAALAVARSLDTKITTLLSECAS, encoded by the coding sequence ATGACAATCGCTAAAGTCGAGGTGGAGCGCTTCAGCCTCACGAGCTTGAAACCATTCGACGATGTTGTGGCCGCGTTCAAGTCGGCGGTCGGGCAACCCAACATGGTCGAATTTTTCAAGGAGACGAGGGCGACAAATTCCTTCCCGGATTTGGAGCGCGTTGTCCAAAGCGGCCTGGGCCGTACGGGCCTTATGCTCTTCGCGGAGTTCGACTTGGGGGACATTCTGCGTCGCGAAACTGGGTCCAAGACGTCTAAGATCATACGGTTTGTGGTCGGCAATCCACTCATCATGAAAGAGATGGTCAAGCACGTGCCCGATGCTGGATCTTACGCGCCAGTCACGGTGCTCATCGATGAGCGTCCCGATGGGGTGCACGTCTCTTACGACAAAATGGAAAGCTATCTGCTGCGTTATGGCAACTCGGCAGCCCTCGCCGTCGCGCGATCTCTCGACACGAAGATCACAACTTTGCTAAGCGAATGTGCAAGTTAA